In a genomic window of Diorhabda carinulata isolate Delta chromosome 8, icDioCari1.1, whole genome shotgun sequence:
- the LOC130897032 gene encoding leucine-rich repeat-containing protein 15-like isoform X2, with protein MLKTNILLASGILCVTIVSTLGYSKPMDCKYGERGSLTAICYNASSFYFRITNYRFDYLDETLECVNCNLTSLEQGTFDIPGNEIKNLDIRNSFIRKIWPKAFIGMIYMEKLLLAHNPIEIIYPEAFLGVRKVKLLDMEDTVSDLEPKVFQELHLLEVLQLNKNTLTRIKPGTFDGLYNLKILDLSENNLQSVNNSFDPLINLRILNLKNNHIKQIYGDEFIQLKSLYLLNLENNGLYNFTSNMPADNQMRIINLSFNNLSADSFAPNTFSNLNSVEELNLNNNNLGDIPVGLFRGLYKLTTLNLNDNSLTEINTGRFTGLPHLRVLNVSRNKIRLLKVTGRFALPSLITLDVSDNEIVDVDYMNLILRTPRLKHIDLRDNKLSCKTIAQLEALLETDSVTFYITNTTVCPKLVDEEVVKLIDTFTEKLDSNYVNNNVMIWMFVLMTVAILLIGIMFYIQIFILRFMIPGVNVNNFGYRRNTEQV; from the coding sequence aTCCTCCTGGCATCAGGAATCCTATGTGTGACAATTGTATCGACTTTAGGCTATTCAAAACCGATGGATTGCAAGTACGGAGAAAGAGGATCCTTAACTGCGATCTGTTACAACGCTAGTTccttttattttagaataacgaACTATCGATTTGATTATTTAGATGAAACTTTGGAATGCGTTAACTGTAATTTAACGTCTCTCGAACAAGGTACATTCGATATTCCAggaaacgaaataaaaaacttgGACATAAGAAATAGTTTCATAAGGAAAATATGGCCGAAAGCCTTCATAGGAAtgatatatatggaaaaattacTACTAGCGCACAATCCCATCGAAATTATCTATCCAGAAGCGTTTTTGGGCGTGAGAAAAGTGAAGCTACTAGATATGGAAGATACTGTAAGCGATTTAGAGCCAAAAGTATTCCAAGAACTACATTTACTAGAAGTGTTgcaactaaataaaaatacattaacaAGAATAAAACCTGGTACTTTTGATGGTTTGtacaacttgaaaatattgGATTTAAGCGAAAACAATCTTCAATCCGTCAATAACTCCTTCGATCCTTTGATTAACTTAAGGATACTCAATTTAAAGAATAATCACATCAAACAGATTTACGGCgatgaatttattcaattaaaaagtttatatttgcTTAATTTAGAAAACAACGGCTTGTATAATTTCACTAGTAATATGCCAGCTGATAATCAAATGAGGAtcattaatttatcatttaacAACCTATCTGCCGACAGTTTCGCACCTAATACATTCAGCAATTTAAATTCAGTGGAAgagttgaatttgaataataataacttgGGAGATATACCAGTTGGGCTGTTCCGAGGACTATACAAATTAACGACGTTAAATCTAAATGATAATTCTTTAACTGAAATAAACACGGGAAGGTTTACGGGGTTACCACATTTGAGAGTTTTGAATGTTTCTAGAAATAAGATTCGTTTGTTAAAAGTAACAGGTCGATTTGCTCTACCCAGTTTAATAACGTTAGACGTGTCGGATAACGAAATAGTCGATGTAGATTACATGAATTTGATTTTGAGGACGCCGAGATTGAAGCACATAGATCTTCGGGATAACAAGCTTTCTTGTAAGACGATTGCTCAATTGGAAGCTCTTCTAGAAACCGACAGCGTCACTTTCTATATAACTAATACAACTGTATGTCCTAAATTGGTCGACGAAGAAGTTGTTAAATTAATCGATACGTTTACCGAAAAGCTGGACTCTAATTACGTTAATAATAATGTTATGATATGGATGTTTGTATTAATGACCGTTGCAATTTTGTTAATTggaataatgttttatatacaGATCTTCATTTTAAGATTTATGATACCTGGTGTTAATGTGAATAATTTTGGTTATAGAAGAAATACAGAACAAGTGTAA